One part of the Arabidopsis thaliana chromosome 1 sequence genome encodes these proteins:
- a CDS encoding Nodulin-like / Major Facilitator Superfamily protein (Nodulin-like / Major Facilitator Superfamily protein; INVOLVED IN: transmembrane transport; LOCATED IN: endomembrane system; EXPRESSED IN: sperm cell, male gametophyte; EXPRESSED DURING: L mature pollen stage, M germinated pollen stage; CONTAINS InterPro DOMAIN/s: Nodulin-like (InterPro:IPR010658), Major facilitator superfamily MFS-1 (InterPro:IPR011701), Major facilitator superfamily, general substrate transporter (InterPro:IPR016196); BEST Arabidopsis thaliana protein match is: Nodulin-like / Major Facilitator Superfamily protein (TAIR:AT1G74780.1); Has 2227 Blast hits to 2174 proteins in 664 species: Archae - 25; Bacteria - 1034; Metazoa - 33; Fungi - 244; Plants - 602; Viruses - 0; Other Eukaryotes - 289 (source: NCBI BLink).) has product MATEILRTKWMAMTASIWIQCSAGGSYTFGIYSAILKSTQSYDQSTLDTVSVFKDIGGNVGVLSGLVYTAATFNRRRRDGRERRGGPWVVILIGAILNFTGYFLMWASVTGLIKRPPVPVMCLFMFIAAQSLTFLNTANVVSSLENFADYGGTAVGIMKGFVGLSGAMLIQLYEVVCPGDPKTFILLLAIVPSLLSVLVMPLVRVYKTSTVDEKKHLDGLSTLSLIIAAYLMITIILKSTLSLPSWANAVTLAVLLVLLSSPLLVAVRAHRDSIEKPLSSVYSPLVDNLEATTSGEILMLDEDKSLNLLQAMCNVDFWLLFLAMICGMGSGISTINNIRQIGESLRYTSVEINSLLALWNIWNFIGRFGGGYVSDWLLHRKGWPRPLLMATTLGTMTIGHLIIASGFQGNLYPGSIIVGICYGSQWSLMPTITSELFGVKHMGTIYNTISIASPMGSYIFSVRLIGYIYDRTIIGEGNTCYGPHCFRLAYVVIASVAFLGFLVSCVLVFRTKTIYRQIFEKILHRR; this is encoded by the exons ATGGCGACGGAGATTCTGAGAACGAAATGGATGGCGATGACGGCGAGTATATGGATCCAGTGTAGCGCAGGAGGTTCATACACCTTCGGAATCTACTCAGCGATCTTAAAGTCAACTCAATCTTACGATCAATCAACCCTTGATACAGTCTCCGTCTTCAAAGACATTGGAGGTAACGTCGGAGTTTTATCGGGACTTGTATACACTGCAGCCACTTTCAATCGCCGTCGCCGTGATGGACGGGAACGTCGAGGAGGACCTTGGGTGGTGATTTTGATCGGAGCGATTTTGAATTTCACCGGTTATTTCCTAATGTGGGCTTCTGTTACCGGTTTAATTAAACGGCCTCCGGTTCCGGTCATGTGTCTATTTATGTTTATAGCTGCACAGTCTTTAACGTTTCTTAACACCGCCAATGTTGTGAGCTCCTTAGAGAATTTTGCTGACTATGGTGGCACTGCTGTTGGCATTATGAAG GGTTTTGTTGGACTAAGCGGAGCAATGTTAATTCAGCTGTATGAAGTCGTATGTCCTGGAGATCCAAAGACTTTTATTCTTCTACTTGCAATTGTACCTTcacttctctctgttttggtgATGCCTCTAGTCAGGGTATACAAGACAAGCACAGTGGATGAGAAGAAACATTTGGATGGTTTATCAACTTTGTCACTTATCATTGCAGCTTACCTTATGATTACTATTATTCTGAAGAGCACTTTAAGTTTACCATCATGGGCCAATGCTGTCACACTTGCAGTTCTACTTGTTCTGCTTTCATCGCCTCTACTAGTTGCGGTAAGAGCACACCGGGACAGTATCGAGAAACCGTTGTCATCTGTTTATTCTCCTTTGGTAGATAATCTGGAAGCAACAACCTCTGGAGAGATTTTGATGCTAGATGAAGACAAAAGCTTGAATCTTTTACAAGCTATGTGTAATGTAGacttttggttgttgtttcttgCAATGATATGTGGAATGGGATCCGGGATTTCGACGATAAATAACATCAGACAAATAGGTGAGTCTCTTCGATACACTAGCGTTGAGATAAACTCATTGTTGGCTTTATGGAATATATGGAACTTTATTGGTCGGTTTGGAGGTGGTTATGTCTCGGATTGGTTGCTGCACAGAAAAGGATGGCCACGTCCGTTGCTAATGGCTACAACTCTTGGAACTATGACCATAGGTCATCTAATCATAGCCTCTGGTTTTCAAGGAAATCTTTACCCCGGTTCGATTATCGTAGGCATTTGTTATGGCTCACAATGGTCGTTAATGCCAACAATTACATCAGAACTATTTGGAGTTAAGCACATGGGAACAATCTACAACACCATTTCAATTGCTAGTCCTATGGGTTCATATATCTTCTCTGTAAGATTGATTGGATATATCTATGATCGCACCATTATCGGAGAAGGTAACACGTGTTACGGTCCTCATTGTTTCCGATTGGCATATGTGGTAATTGCATCTGTGGCTTTCCTCGGATTTCTTGTCTCATGTGTGTTGGTTTTTCGGACAAAGACGATATATCGACAGATCTTTGAGAAGATATTGCATCGTCGATAA
- a CDS encoding zinc ion binding protein (zinc ion binding;zinc ion binding; FUNCTIONS IN: zinc ion binding; EXPRESSED IN: 15 plant structures; EXPRESSED DURING: 7 growth stages; CONTAINS InterPro DOMAIN/s: Zinc finger, CTCHY-type (InterPro:IPR017921), Zinc finger, CHY-type (InterPro:IPR008913), Zinc finger, RING-type (InterPro:IPR001841), Haemerythrin/HHE cation-binding motif (InterPro:IPR012312); BEST Arabidopsis thaliana protein match is: zinc ion binding (TAIR:AT1G74770.1); Has 30201 Blast hits to 17322 proteins in 780 species: Archae - 12; Bacteria - 1396; Metazoa - 17338; Fungi - 3422; Plants - 5037; Viruses - 0; Other Eukaryotes - 2996 (source: NCBI BLink).), with protein MGVGDPLPLPPEKNRREVNKPPDIASTSSSSASAVNNARLSDAPILLFVYFHKAFRAQLAELQFLAGDTVRSGSDLAVELRSKFEFLKLVYKYHSAAEDEVIFSALDTRVKNIVFNYSLEHDATDDLFTSVFHWLNVLEEEQGNRADVLREVVLCIGTIQSSICQHMLKEERQVFPLMIENFSFEEQASLVWQFICSVPVMVLEEIFPWMTSLLSPKEKSEVETCFKEVVPNELSLQLVINSWLIDDSQSSLTALTKIMKGVQSVEVSENMTNSQTNSSSSGVFQRFWQWSKKMSFSSPNTGHILVHGIHLWHNAIRKDLVDIQKGLCQLTFPSLSLDLNVLVVRLNFLADVLIFYSNAFKTFFYPVFEDMVDQQHSSSSKQFTIDGHVENFKKSLDLETRAGSDNFVITLQEKLESLILTVAKQFSIEETEVFPIISKNCNIEMQRQLLYRSIHFLPLGLLKCVIMWFSAQLPEDECQSIIHYLSSEDSFPNKPFAHLLLQWFRFGYSGKTPVESFWNELSFMFKPRCSFEEELTEEASGSFFQQSPQKLFKVSDPYSMDPPAGYMNETPYSSAMNQQILIPGKLRPLLHLPDLFGDKTIGEHLTMDLKPIDLIFYFHKAMKKDLDYLVRGSARLATDYSFLGEFQQRFHLIKFLYQIHSDAEDEIAFPALEAKGKLQNISQSYSIDHELEVEHLNKVSFLLNELAELNMLVLDHKNVKYEKLCMSLQDICKSIHKLLSEHLHREETELWCLFRDCFTIEEQEKIIACMLGRISGEILQDMIPWLMESLIPDEQHAVMSLWRQATRKTMFGEWLTEWYNSHAVEEETEEANKDPSENSDPLDVVWSYLFEGAADEYKGSICSKPLEETELKGIMNKPLGKAAPNNKVEFGNKEENHLEISGSKKVCTGADETKYKEQTDSNAQAFQMSHNTSQSGQDSRYECLLSMSQEDVEATIRRISRDSSLDPQKKSYIIQNLLMSRWIATQRIYNLEPSILSSNREAVPGQNPSYRDPHKLIFGCKHYKRSCKLLAPCCNKLYTCIRCHDEEVDHLLDRKQITKMMCMKCMIIQPVGASCSNISCSSSMGKYYCKICKLFDDDREIYHCPYCNLCRLGKGLSIDYFHCMKCNACMSRLIVEHVCREKCLEDNCPICHEYIFTSNSPVKALPCGHVMHSTCFQEYTCSHYTCPICSKSLGDMQVYFRMLDALLAEQKMPDEYLNQTQVILCNDCGRKGNAPYHWLYHKCSSCASYNTRLF; from the exons ATGGGAGTCGGAGATCCTCTTCCACTTCCGCCGGAAAAGAACCGTCGGGAGGTTAATAAACCGCCGGATATTGCGTCgacttcctcctcctccgcttCGGCGGTGAATAATGCTCGGTTGTCCGATGCTCcgattcttttgtttgtttatttccaTAAGGCTTTCCGTGCGCAGCTAGCGGAGCTCCAGTTTCTGGCCGGTGATACAGTCCGGTCCGGTTCTGATCTGGCCGTGGAGCTCCGCTCTAAGTTTGAGTTTCTTAAGCTTGTATATAAGTATCATTCCGCAGCTGAAGATGAG GTTATATTTTCAGCGTTGGACACTCGTGTGAAGaacattgtttttaattactcGCTTGAACATGATGCCACAGATGATCTTTTCACTTCAGTTTTTCATTGGCTGAATGTTCTTGAAGAGGAACAAGGGAACAGAGCCGATGTACTTCGTGAAGTTGTTTTATGCATTGGAACCATTCAGTCATCCATATGTCAACATATGCTTAAAGAAGAACGACAG GTGTTTCCTTTGATGATTGAGAACTTCTCCTTTGAAGAACAGGCATCGTTAGTGTGGCAATTCATTTGTAGTGTTCCAGTGATGGTGCTGGAAGAGATTTTCCCATGGATGACGTCTTTACTCTCTCCCAAGGAGAAATCTGAAGTTGAGACTTGCTTCAAAGAAGTTGTCCCAAATGAACTCTCTTTGCAACTG GTCATAAACTCTTGGCTGATTGATGACAGTCAATCTTCTTTGACGGCTCTTACAAAGATTATGAAAGGAGTTCAGTCTGTAGAAGTGTCTGAAAATATGACCAACTCTCAGAcaaattcatcatcaagtGGTGTGTTTCAACGTTTTTGGCAGTGGAGtaaaaaaatgtctttttCTAGTCCAAATACAGGACACATTTTGGTTCATGGTATCCATCTTTGGCATAATGCAATTAGAAAAGATTTGGTAGACATTCAAAAAGGACTATGCCAATTGACATTTCCAAGCCTTTCATTGGACCTCAATGTTCTGGTGGTTCGGCTAAACTTCCTTGCTGATGTCCTTATCTTTTATAG CAATGCATTTAAGACGTTCTTTTACCCAGTGTTTGAAGATATGGTGGATCAACAacactcttcctcttccaaaCAATTCACCATAGATGGACATGTGGAAAACTTCAAGAAGTCACTAGACCTTGAAACTAGAGCAGGGAGTGACAATTTTGTCATAACCCTTCAGGAGAAACTGGAGTCTCTTATATTGACAGTAGCTAAGCAGTTCTCTATAGAGGAAACAGAG GTATTCCCGATCATCAGCAAGAACTGCAACATTGAAATGCAGAGGCAACTACTATATAGAAGCATCCATTTCCTGCCTCTTGGATTGCTTAAGTGTGTCATAATGTGGTTCTCTGCTCAGTTACCAGAAGATGAATGTCAATCAATTATTCACTACTTAAGCTCTGAAGATTCCTTTCCCAACAAACCTTTTGCGCACCTCTTGTTGCAGTGGTTTCGCTTCGGTTATTCAGGCAAAACACCAGTTGAAAGTTTCTGGAATGAGCTGTCCTTTATGTTCAAACCAAGATGTTCTTTTGAAGAGGAACTCACTGAAGAAGCTTCTGGATCTTTCTTTCAACAATCACCGCAGAAACTATTCAAAGTATCCGATCCCTATTCTATGGATCCACCTGCTGGTTACATGAATGAGACACCTTACTCAAGTGCGATGAATCAGCAAATACTTATCCCAGGAAAGCTCAGGCCACTTCTGCATCTTCCTGATCTTTTTGGTGACAAGACTATTGGTGAACACTTAACTATGGACTTGAAACCAATCGATCTGATTTTCTACTTCCACAAGGCAATGAAGAAAGATCTAGACTACCTTGTACGTGGTTCAGCTCGGCTCGCAACAGATTATAGCTTCCTTGGAGAATTTCAACAGCGGTTTCATCTTATAAAGTTCTTGTATCAGATACATTCAGATGCAGAAGATGAGATTGCATTTCCAGCTTTGGAGGCAAAGGGTAAACTACAAAACATTAGTCAGTCATACAGTATCGATCACGAACTCGAAGTTGAGCACCTCAATAAAGTATCATTCCTTTTGAATGAGTTGGCAGAATTGAACATGCTGGTACTAGACCACAAGAATGTGAAGTATGAGAAGTTGTGTATGAGCCTCCAGGATATATGCAAATCCATTCACAAGCTATTGTCTGAGCATCTCCACCGAGAAGAAACTGAGCTTTGGTGTTTATTCAGAGACTGCTTCACtattgaagaacaagaaaagatCATAGCATGCATGCTTGGAAGAATAAGTGGAGAAATATTGCAAGATATGATTCCATGGCTAATGGAATCTTTGATCCCTGATGAACAACATGCTGTGATGTCCTTGTGGAGACAAGCAACAAGGAAAACTATGTTTGGTGAATGGCTAACAGAATGGTACAATTCTCATGCTGTCGAggaggaaacagaggaagcaAATAAGGATCCATCTGAGAATTCAGATCCATTAGACGTTGTCTGGAGTTATCTCTTTGAAGGAGCTGCTGATGAGTACAAAGGGAGCATTTGCAGCAAACCTCTGGAAGAGACAGAGTTAAAAGGTATCATGAATAAGCCTCTTGGAAAGGCTGCTCCTAATAACAAGGTAGAATTTGGAAACAAAGAGGAGAATCATCTTGAGATCTCAGGAAGTAAAAAGGTGTGTACAGGAGCTGATGAAACGAAGTACAAAGAACAAACTGACAGCAACGCGCAAGCTTTTCAGATGTCGCATAATACTAGCCAATCTGGCCAAGACAGTAGATATGAGTGTCTGTTATCAATGAGTCAAGAGGATGTGGAAGCTACAATTCGAAGAATATCTCGAGATTCTTCCCTGGATCCTCAGAAGAAATCGTATATCATTCAAAACTTGTTAATGAG CCGTTGGATTGCTACACAACGGATATATAATCTTGAACCATCCATTCTCTCAAGCAATAGGGAAGCAGTTCCGGGGCAGAATCCATCTTATCGAGATCCTCACAAACTGATCTTTGGTTGCAAACACTACAAGAGAAGTTGCAAACTTCTTGCTCCTTGTTGCAACAAGCTCTACACATGTATACGATGCCATGATGAAGAGGTTGATCACTTATTGGATAG AAAACAGATCACAAAGATGATGTGCATGAAATGCATGATAATTCAGCCAGTAGGTGCTAGTTGCTCAAATATTTCATGTAGTTCATCAATGGGAAAATATTACTGTAAAATATGCAAGTTGTTTGACGATGATAG GGAAATCTATCATTGTCCATACTGCAATCTCTGCCGGCTAGGAAAAGGACTGAGCATAGACTACTTTCATTGCATGAAATGTAATGCTTGTATGTCGCGACTCATAGTAGAACATGTATGCAGAGAAAAGTGCTTAGAAGATAATTGTCCGATTTGTCATGAATACATATTTACCTCAAATTCTCCGGTGAAGGCTCTTCCATGCGGTCACGTGATGCATTCAACATGCTTTCAG GAGTACACATGTTCGCATTACACATGCCCTATTTGCAGCAAGTCGCTCGGGGATATGCAG GTTTACTTTAGAATGTTAGACGCACTGCTTGCAGAACAAAAGATGCCAGATGAATACTTAAACCAAACTCAG GTAATACTGTGTAATGACTGTGGAAGAAAGGGGAATGCTCCTTACCATTGGCTCTATCACAAGTGTTCTTCTTGTGCCTCCTACAACACCAGACTTTTCTAG
- a CDS encoding DDT domain superfamily has product MGSSSDIVPDRSPADDVAPVTDTKIPKEEPLTLRRTRPSRACTVRAQQRLQELQAAERKLKPPKKEYKREQHRRREEVVEEDEDSEDDDQEDEENDGDDESNPKQCVAGGSSTKIITSLVPPPEPSQMPRWNLRSMWELASVLNFLHVFRPLLKINAEFSAEEFETALLTPNDTLSDIHIPLLKAIPPVTRMALTRDTWVTVLCRKIRDCWHWVAEGDLPIVALQGREIEVYKNLDPAIRVVILKALCDIRVEQEDIRSYIDNSLKTGVHLSVFRKDRVGGDSHGVNFWYEEDPLIGHRLYREIRKAEVLKVKTKGSKILPNITYQWETVATNFDEFQDVSEKLLQSSSRIEVSLGKKLVKDMLPEIEKEHKRKEKLLKKQHRQALLLDNFVVVDGLAGRSLRDRKPVRYTFDDYDKSINDAIKITKKKHPSPEHPLHRRESARLDALANGRSTSSTHPTEPVNDTASGRSSDFADYDDFDEHRDESLDRSNRRRQRPQRYSATDFVETVSDNEVEFQSDDDIYGEAVYDEEYLKKRKQKKLSSGSEGDEEKGDEEYKWDEDNAEYEEEEEEEEEEDSLSASEEDSDEPRRAKKMPRRETKLRSRSNDFRPGLRRSKRATRIDYQQYEFSDSDKEATGLAKRKRFVEPDEPSDETGNGDFTMGSQDSEENANDPETKSGEEEEPRDVNDNADTTNGKENNQLNKSNGTTDQEEVEGVVGKRRYLDLNELAPVSGFDDGPSTVLKDDDKTDNS; this is encoded by the exons ATGGGTTCCTCCTCCGATATCGTCCCTGACCGATCTCCAGCTGACGATGTAGCTCCGGTTACAGATACCAAAATTCCAAAGGAGGAGCCTTTGACGCTTAGGAGAACGCGTCCTTCTCGGGCTTGTACTGTTAGGGCTCAGCAGCGGCTTCAAGAGCTTCAAGCGGCGGAGAGAAAGCTTAAGCCGCCTAAGAAGGAGTATAAACGAGAGCAGCATCGACGGAGAGAAgaggtggtggaggaagatGAGGATTCGGAGGATGACGATCAAGAGGATGAAGAGAACGACGGAGATGATGAGAGTAATCCGAAGCAATGCGTTGCTGGAGGAAGTTCTACTAAAATCATTACTTCTCTTGTTCCGCCACCGGAACCTTCACAGATGCCGCGGTGGAATCTTCGTTCTATGTGGGAACTTGCTTCTGTGCTCAATTTCTTGCAT GTATTTAGACCGCTTTTGAAAATCAATGCGGAGTTTTCAGCGGAGGAGTTTGAAACGGCTTTGCTTACTCCAAACGATACTTTAAGTGATATTCACATTCCTCTGCTAAAG GCCATTCCGCCTGTAACTCGAATGGCTCTCACCCGTGATACCTGGGTAACTGTCCTGTGcagaaaaataagagattgCTGGCATTGG GTTGCAGAAGGGGACCTTCCTATTGTTGCCTTGCAAGG GCGGGAGATTGAAGTTTACAAAAATCTTGATCCAGCCATCCGTGTGGTGATTTTAAAAGCGTTATGTGATATTCGTGTTGAG CAAGAGGATATCAGGAGCTACATTGACAACTCTCTTAAAACTGGCGTTCACCTGTCAGTTTTTCGCAAAGATCGTGTTGGGGGTGATTCACATGGAGTTAATTTTTG GTATGAGGAAGATCCCTTAATTGGTCACCGTTTATATCGGGAAATAAGGAAAGCAGAGGTGTTGAAGGTCAAAACAAAGGGTTCCAAGATTCTTCCTAACATAACATACCAATGGGAAACTGTTGCCACTAATTTCGATGAATTCCAAGATGTTTCT gAAAAACTTCTTCAGAGTAGTAGTAGAATTGAAGTTTCTCTAGGGAAGAAGTTAGTAAAAGATATGCTTCCTGAGATAGAAAAAGAACACAAG aggaaagaaaaattgttgaaaaagCAACACAGACAGGCTCTTCTCCTTGATAACTTTGTGGTTGTTGATGGTCTTGCTGGGCGATCTCTCCGTGATAGGAAGCCAGTTAGATACACTTTTG ATGATTATGATAAGTCCATAAATGATGCTATCAAGATAACAAA GAAGAAACATCCATCACCAGAACATCCTCTCCACAGAAGAGAATCTGCCAGGTTGGACGCTCTTGCGAATGGCAGATCGACCAGTTCAACCCACCCTACTGAGCCTGTGAACGATACAGCATCTGGGAGATCTTCTGATTTTGCTGATTATGATGATTTCGATGAGCATAGAGATGAATCTTTGGACAGAAG TAACAGGCGCAGACAACGACCTCAACGATATTCAGCTACGGACTTTGTTGAAACTGTTTCAGACAATGAGGTAGAATTTCAAAGTGACGATGACATTTATGGGGAAGCAGTTTATGATGAAGAATATCTGAAGAAGCGTAAACAGAAAAAGCTCTCTAGCGGTTCTGagggagatgaagaaaagggAGATGAAGAATACAAATGGGATGAAGACAATGCTGAgtatgaggaagaagaagaagaggaagaagaagaagattcccTAAGTGCAAGCGAAGAGGATAGTGATGAACCCCGGAGGGCTAAGAAAATGCCACGGAGAGAAACTAAGTTAAGATCAAGATCAAATGATTTTCGGCCAGGCCTGAGACGAAGTAAAAGAGCCACGCGAATTGATTACCAACAATATGAGTTCTCAGACTCGGACAAAGAAGCAACAGGACTGGCAAAACGTAAGCGGTTTGTTGAGCCGGACGAACCTTCTGATGAAACAGGGAATGGGGATTTCACAATGGGAAGTCAGGACTCTGAAGAAAATGCAAACGACCCAGAAACAAAAtctggtgaagaagaagagccgAGAGATGTCAATGACAATGCAGATACAACAAATGGAAAAGAGAATAACCAACTTAACAAATCAAACGGCACAACAGACCAAGAAGAAGTTGAGGGTGTAGTAGGCAAAAGGCGTTACCTCGACTTAAACGAGCTGGCCCCGGTATCTGGTTTTGATGATGGCCCAAGTACAGTATTGAAGGATGATGATAAGACAGACAATTCATAA
- a CDS encoding DDT domain superfamily produces MGSSSDIVPDRSPADDVAPVTDTKIPKEEPLTLRRTRPSRACTVRAQQRLQELQAAERKLKPPKKEYKREQHRRREEVVEEDEDSEDDDQEDEENDGDDESNPKQCVAGGSSTKIITSLVPPPEPSQMPRWNLRSMWELASVLNFLHVFRPLLKINAEFSAEEFETALLTPNDTLSDIHIPLLKAIPPVTRMALTRDTWVTVLCRKIRDCWHWVAEGDLPIVALQGREIEVYKNLDPAIRVVILKALCDIRVEQEDIRSYIDNSLKTGVHLSVFRKDRVGGDSHGVNFWYEEDPLIGHRLYREIRKAEVLKVKTKGSKILPNITYQWETVATNFDEFQDVSEKLLQSSSRIEVSLGKKLVKDMLPEIEKEHKRKEKLLKKQHRQALLLDNFVVVDGLAGRSLRDRKPVRYTFDDYDKSINDAIKITKKKHPSPEHPLHRRESARLDALANGRSTSSTHPTEPVNDTASGRSSDFADYDDFDEHRDESLDRRQDTVNRRRQRPQRYSATDFVETVSDNEVEFQSDDDIYGEAVYDEEYLKKRKQKKLSSGSEGDEEKGDEEYKWDEDNAEYEEEEEEEEEEDSLSASEEDSDEPRRAKKMPRRETKLRSRSNDFRPGLRRSKRATRIDYQQYEFSDSDKEATGLAKRKRFVEPDEPSDETGNGDFTMGSQDSEENANDPETKSGEEEEPRDVNDNADTTNGKENNQLNKSNGTTDQEEVEGVVGKRRYLDLNELAPVSGFDDGPSTVLKDDDKTDNS; encoded by the exons ATGGGTTCCTCCTCCGATATCGTCCCTGACCGATCTCCAGCTGACGATGTAGCTCCGGTTACAGATACCAAAATTCCAAAGGAGGAGCCTTTGACGCTTAGGAGAACGCGTCCTTCTCGGGCTTGTACTGTTAGGGCTCAGCAGCGGCTTCAAGAGCTTCAAGCGGCGGAGAGAAAGCTTAAGCCGCCTAAGAAGGAGTATAAACGAGAGCAGCATCGACGGAGAGAAgaggtggtggaggaagatGAGGATTCGGAGGATGACGATCAAGAGGATGAAGAGAACGACGGAGATGATGAGAGTAATCCGAAGCAATGCGTTGCTGGAGGAAGTTCTACTAAAATCATTACTTCTCTTGTTCCGCCACCGGAACCTTCACAGATGCCGCGGTGGAATCTTCGTTCTATGTGGGAACTTGCTTCTGTGCTCAATTTCTTGCAT GTATTTAGACCGCTTTTGAAAATCAATGCGGAGTTTTCAGCGGAGGAGTTTGAAACGGCTTTGCTTACTCCAAACGATACTTTAAGTGATATTCACATTCCTCTGCTAAAG GCCATTCCGCCTGTAACTCGAATGGCTCTCACCCGTGATACCTGGGTAACTGTCCTGTGcagaaaaataagagattgCTGGCATTGG GTTGCAGAAGGGGACCTTCCTATTGTTGCCTTGCAAGG GCGGGAGATTGAAGTTTACAAAAATCTTGATCCAGCCATCCGTGTGGTGATTTTAAAAGCGTTATGTGATATTCGTGTTGAG CAAGAGGATATCAGGAGCTACATTGACAACTCTCTTAAAACTGGCGTTCACCTGTCAGTTTTTCGCAAAGATCGTGTTGGGGGTGATTCACATGGAGTTAATTTTTG GTATGAGGAAGATCCCTTAATTGGTCACCGTTTATATCGGGAAATAAGGAAAGCAGAGGTGTTGAAGGTCAAAACAAAGGGTTCCAAGATTCTTCCTAACATAACATACCAATGGGAAACTGTTGCCACTAATTTCGATGAATTCCAAGATGTTTCT gAAAAACTTCTTCAGAGTAGTAGTAGAATTGAAGTTTCTCTAGGGAAGAAGTTAGTAAAAGATATGCTTCCTGAGATAGAAAAAGAACACAAG aggaaagaaaaattgttgaaaaagCAACACAGACAGGCTCTTCTCCTTGATAACTTTGTGGTTGTTGATGGTCTTGCTGGGCGATCTCTCCGTGATAGGAAGCCAGTTAGATACACTTTTG ATGATTATGATAAGTCCATAAATGATGCTATCAAGATAACAAA GAAGAAACATCCATCACCAGAACATCCTCTCCACAGAAGAGAATCTGCCAGGTTGGACGCTCTTGCGAATGGCAGATCGACCAGTTCAACCCACCCTACTGAGCCTGTGAACGATACAGCATCTGGGAGATCTTCTGATTTTGCTGATTATGATGATTTCGATGAGCATAGAGATGAATCTTTGGACAGAAGGCAAGATACagt TAACAGGCGCAGACAACGACCTCAACGATATTCAGCTACGGACTTTGTTGAAACTGTTTCAGACAATGAGGTAGAATTTCAAAGTGACGATGACATTTATGGGGAAGCAGTTTATGATGAAGAATATCTGAAGAAGCGTAAACAGAAAAAGCTCTCTAGCGGTTCTGagggagatgaagaaaagggAGATGAAGAATACAAATGGGATGAAGACAATGCTGAgtatgaggaagaagaagaagaggaagaagaagaagattcccTAAGTGCAAGCGAAGAGGATAGTGATGAACCCCGGAGGGCTAAGAAAATGCCACGGAGAGAAACTAAGTTAAGATCAAGATCAAATGATTTTCGGCCAGGCCTGAGACGAAGTAAAAGAGCCACGCGAATTGATTACCAACAATATGAGTTCTCAGACTCGGACAAAGAAGCAACAGGACTGGCAAAACGTAAGCGGTTTGTTGAGCCGGACGAACCTTCTGATGAAACAGGGAATGGGGATTTCACAATGGGAAGTCAGGACTCTGAAGAAAATGCAAACGACCCAGAAACAAAAtctggtgaagaagaagagccgAGAGATGTCAATGACAATGCAGATACAACAAATGGAAAAGAGAATAACCAACTTAACAAATCAAACGGCACAACAGACCAAGAAGAAGTTGAGGGTGTAGTAGGCAAAAGGCGTTACCTCGACTTAAACGAGCTGGCCCCGGTATCTGGTTTTGATGATGGCCCAAGTACAGTATTGAAGGATGATGATAAGACAGACAATTCATAA